A portion of the Streptomyces platensis genome contains these proteins:
- a CDS encoding ATP-dependent Clp protease ATP-binding subunit, which translates to MFERFTDRARRVVVLAQEEARMLNHNYIGTEHILLGLIHEGEGVAAKALESLGISLEAVRQQVEEIIGQGQQAPSGHIPFTPRAKKVLELSLREALQLGHNYIGTEHILLGLIREGEGVAAQVLVKLGADLNRVRQQVIQLLSGYQGKEAATAGGPAEGTPSTSLVLDQFGRNLTQAARETKLDPVIGREKEIERVMQVLSRRTKNNPVLIGEPGVGKTAVVEGLAQAIVKGEVPETLKDKHLYTLDLGALVAGSRYRGDFEERLKKVLKEIRTRGDIILFIDELHTLVGAGAAEGAIDAASILKPMLARGELQTIGATTLDEYRKHLEKDAALERRFQPIQVAEPSLPHTIEILKGLRDRYEAHHRVSITDSALVAAATLADRYISDRFLPDKAIDLIDEAGSRMRIRRMTAPPDLREFDEKIADVRREKESAIDSQDFEMAAGLRDKEKQLLAAKAKREKEWKAGDMDVVAEVDEELIAEVLATATGIPVFKLTEEESSRLLRMEDELHKRVIGQKDAIKALSQAIRRTRAGLKDPKRPGGSFIFAGPSGVGKTELSKTLAEFLFGDEDALISLDMSEFSEKHTVSRLFGSPPGYVGYEEGGQLTEKVRRKPFSVVLFDEVEKAHPDIFNSLLQILEDGRLTDSQGRVVDFKNTVIIMTTNLGTRDISKGFNLGFAAQGDTKSSYERMKNKVNEELKQHFRPEFLNRVDDTVVFHQLTEEDIIQIVDLMIAKVDERLKDRDMGIELSGEAKSLLAKRGYDPVLGARPLRRTIQREIEDALSEKILFSELRPGHIVVVDVEGEGETAKFTFRGEEKSALPDAPPIESTAGGSGPNLSKDA; encoded by the coding sequence ATGTTCGAGAGGTTCACCGACCGCGCGCGGCGGGTTGTCGTCCTGGCTCAGGAAGAAGCCCGGATGCTCAACCACAACTACATCGGCACCGAGCACATCCTCCTGGGCCTGATCCATGAGGGTGAGGGTGTCGCCGCTAAGGCCCTGGAGAGCCTCGGGATTTCGCTCGAGGCGGTCCGCCAGCAGGTGGAGGAGATCATCGGGCAGGGCCAGCAGGCTCCGTCCGGGCACATTCCCTTCACCCCCCGTGCCAAGAAGGTCCTGGAGCTGTCGCTCCGCGAGGCCCTCCAGCTCGGCCACAACTACATCGGTACGGAGCACATCCTGCTCGGCCTGATCCGCGAGGGCGAGGGCGTCGCCGCCCAGGTCCTGGTGAAGCTGGGCGCCGATCTGAACCGGGTGCGGCAGCAGGTCATCCAGCTGCTCTCCGGCTACCAGGGCAAGGAAGCCGCCACCGCCGGCGGCCCCGCCGAGGGCACGCCCTCGACCTCCCTCGTCCTGGACCAGTTCGGCCGCAACCTGACGCAGGCCGCTCGCGAGACCAAGCTCGACCCGGTCATCGGGCGCGAGAAGGAAATCGAGCGGGTCATGCAGGTCCTGTCCCGCCGTACCAAGAACAACCCGGTCCTCATCGGCGAGCCCGGCGTCGGCAAGACGGCGGTCGTCGAGGGCCTGGCGCAGGCCATCGTCAAGGGCGAGGTGCCCGAGACCCTCAAGGACAAGCACCTCTACACCCTCGACCTCGGTGCCCTGGTCGCCGGCTCCCGCTACCGCGGTGACTTCGAAGAGCGCCTGAAGAAGGTCCTCAAGGAGATCCGCACCCGCGGCGACATCATCCTGTTCATCGACGAGCTCCACACCCTGGTGGGTGCGGGCGCCGCCGAGGGCGCGATCGACGCCGCGAGCATCCTCAAGCCCATGCTGGCGCGAGGCGAGCTCCAGACCATCGGTGCCACGACGCTCGACGAGTACCGCAAGCACCTGGAGAAGGACGCGGCCCTGGAGCGCCGCTTCCAGCCCATCCAGGTCGCGGAGCCGTCGCTGCCGCACACCATCGAGATCCTCAAGGGCCTGCGGGACCGCTACGAGGCGCACCACCGCGTCTCCATCACGGACTCCGCCCTGGTCGCCGCCGCCACCCTGGCCGACCGCTACATCTCGGACCGCTTCCTGCCGGACAAGGCGATCGACCTGATCGACGAGGCCGGCTCCCGGATGCGCATCCGCCGGATGACCGCGCCGCCGGACCTCCGCGAATTCGACGAGAAGATCGCCGATGTGCGCCGGGAGAAGGAGTCCGCGATCGACTCGCAGGACTTCGAGATGGCCGCGGGCCTGCGCGACAAGGAGAAGCAGCTCCTGGCCGCCAAGGCGAAGCGGGAGAAGGAGTGGAAGGCCGGCGACATGGACGTCGTCGCCGAGGTGGACGAGGAGCTGATCGCCGAGGTTCTGGCGACGGCCACCGGCATCCCGGTCTTCAAGCTCACCGAGGAGGAGTCCTCCCGGCTGCTGCGGATGGAAGACGAGCTGCACAAGCGCGTCATCGGCCAGAAGGACGCCATCAAGGCGCTCTCCCAGGCCATCCGCCGTACCCGTGCCGGCCTGAAGGACCCCAAGCGTCCCGGTGGCTCGTTCATCTTCGCCGGCCCGTCCGGTGTCGGTAAGACCGAGCTGTCCAAGACGCTGGCGGAGTTCCTCTTCGGCGACGAGGACGCGCTGATCTCCCTCGACATGTCGGAGTTCAGCGAGAAGCACACGGTCTCGCGGCTGTTCGGTTCGCCTCCCGGCTACGTCGGCTACGAAGAGGGCGGCCAGCTCACCGAGAAGGTGCGCCGCAAGCCGTTCTCCGTCGTGCTCTTCGACGAGGTCGAGAAGGCCCACCCGGACATCTTCAACTCGCTGCTCCAGATCCTGGAGGACGGTCGCCTGACCGACTCCCAGGGCCGGGTCGTGGACTTCAAGAACACGGTCATCATCATGACGACCAACCTCGGCACCCGGGACATCTCCAAGGGCTTCAACCTCGGCTTCGCGGCCCAGGGCGACACCAAGTCCAGCTACGAGCGGATGAAGAACAAGGTCAACGAAGAGCTCAAGCAGCACTTCCGCCCCGAGTTCCTCAACCGTGTCGACGACACCGTCGTCTTCCACCAGCTGACCGAGGAAGACATCATCCAGATCGTCGACCTCATGATCGCCAAGGTGGACGAGCGGCTCAAGGACCGCGACATGGGCATCGAGCTCAGCGGCGAGGCCAAGTCGCTGCTGGCCAAGCGCGGGTACGACCCGGTGCTCGGCGCCCGTCCGCTGCGCCGCACGATCCAGCGCGAGATCGAGGACGCCCTCTCGGAGAAGATCCTCTTCAGCGAGCTGCGTCCGGGCCACATCGTGGTCGTCGATGTCGAGGGTGAGGGTGAGACCGCCAAGTTCACCTTCCGCGGCGAGGAGAAGTCGGCTCTGCCGGACGCCCCGCCGATCGAGTCCACCGCCGGAGGTTCGGGTCCGAACCTCAGCAAGGACGCCTGA
- a CDS encoding NACHT domain-containing protein yields MDPTNIVARLTPQVVDPLIRRLFAPDGPVAEPVDRPVRISRLLSFTGEKPTLSEKELHGLAAALVEQASAGRTDAENEAVAAALARTLHALADIEMDDLDAARLLPAEFARRLCGTAPGATRELTHDSARLHGLLLDVAALHLLYLFTERSAFVARTLVEQTRTLTELIHGPGAAPAVALPPRTAGAPATEATAEDDAFQDSTTPSPDLAAQDAAFEARYAHDTAALHNHLTIFGIDLTHSPDSWPLDAAYLGLQCEPGPQDTEGSPDASGQDDPPLPAEQALSGRGQVLVRGVAGSGKTTLLQWLAVATARDELPEALAGLRGRVPFLLPVRRFAREGLPSPGTFLSAVGHRDAEAAPAGWTERVLGAGRALLLIDGIDEAPESEREQVRRKLAEWTARYPENVWIVTSRPSAVPGNWLAGEGFSELSLAPMGREDVAAFIQRWHRAAAQRCPADLDRLGQYERTLLNAVRITRDLGRLATNPLMCGLLCALHRDRRGYLPHGRKELYDAALSMLLERRDRERAMVPTDGVELTRQPKIQLLQKLAHWMLVNGRSEMDQATAVDTLARHLPSIPDAARQGGPEDVFRHLLNRTGLLREPTPGTVDFVHRTFQDYLAARAAVQRHDFGLLLDHAHHDDWEDVIRMAVALARPDECAALLDGLLAPHPGVRAAEARHRKLLAAACLEHATELDPAVRARVQRFTRDMVRPSTPAAARALGWIGPIVLEMLPDPTQVSDHEAYLLAITATSIADDMAIDYLTGLRDRAHHDVRAQLAGAWRRHDTARYAREIIAHLEPAELYFPVADLEELHTLRRLGGRPHLRIAGPFTPDQLVEGIAPAEGLTRLWLAYDLGVSMEWLSAFPQLDTLRIGRRIPPVSGVPEGIRVVQM; encoded by the coding sequence ATGGATCCCACGAACATCGTTGCCCGCCTCACGCCCCAGGTCGTCGATCCGCTGATCCGCCGGCTCTTCGCCCCGGACGGGCCGGTCGCCGAGCCGGTCGACCGGCCCGTCCGGATCTCCCGGCTGCTCTCCTTCACCGGCGAGAAGCCGACCCTGAGCGAGAAGGAGCTGCACGGCCTCGCCGCGGCCCTCGTCGAGCAGGCGTCGGCCGGCCGTACGGACGCCGAGAACGAGGCCGTCGCCGCCGCCCTGGCCCGTACCCTGCACGCCCTCGCCGATATCGAGATGGACGATCTCGATGCCGCCCGTCTCCTCCCGGCCGAGTTCGCCCGGCGCCTCTGCGGGACGGCGCCCGGGGCCACCCGCGAGCTGACGCACGACAGCGCCCGGCTGCACGGCCTGCTGCTGGATGTCGCCGCCCTGCATCTGCTGTACCTCTTCACCGAGCGGTCGGCCTTCGTAGCCCGGACGCTCGTGGAGCAGACCCGTACGCTCACCGAGCTGATCCACGGCCCGGGCGCCGCTCCCGCCGTCGCGCTGCCGCCCCGTACCGCCGGCGCCCCCGCCACCGAGGCCACCGCAGAAGACGACGCCTTCCAGGACAGCACCACTCCCTCACCGGACCTCGCCGCCCAGGACGCCGCGTTCGAAGCCCGCTACGCCCACGACACCGCCGCCCTCCACAACCACCTGACGATCTTCGGGATCGATCTCACGCACTCCCCCGACAGCTGGCCGCTGGACGCCGCCTATCTGGGGCTCCAGTGCGAGCCCGGTCCCCAGGACACCGAGGGTTCGCCGGACGCCTCCGGGCAGGACGACCCGCCGCTTCCCGCGGAGCAGGCGCTGTCCGGCCGCGGGCAGGTCCTGGTCCGCGGGGTGGCCGGTTCGGGCAAGACGACCCTGCTTCAGTGGCTGGCCGTCGCCACCGCCCGGGACGAGCTGCCCGAGGCGCTGGCGGGGCTGCGCGGCCGGGTGCCGTTCCTGCTGCCCGTACGCCGCTTCGCCCGTGAGGGCCTGCCCTCCCCGGGCACGTTCCTGAGCGCCGTCGGCCACCGGGACGCCGAGGCGGCGCCGGCCGGGTGGACGGAGCGGGTGCTCGGCGCGGGGCGCGCGCTGCTGCTGATCGACGGGATCGACGAGGCCCCGGAGAGCGAGCGCGAGCAGGTGCGCCGCAAGCTCGCCGAGTGGACCGCGCGCTATCCGGAGAACGTCTGGATCGTCACGTCCCGGCCGTCCGCGGTCCCCGGCAACTGGCTCGCCGGGGAGGGGTTCAGTGAGCTGTCGCTGGCGCCTATGGGCCGCGAGGACGTCGCCGCGTTCATCCAGCGCTGGCACCGTGCCGCGGCCCAGCGGTGTCCGGCCGACCTCGACCGGCTCGGCCAGTACGAGCGCACGCTGCTCAATGCCGTACGGATCACCCGCGATCTGGGGCGGCTGGCGACCAATCCGCTGATGTGCGGGCTGCTGTGCGCCCTGCACCGCGACCGCCGGGGCTATCTGCCGCACGGCCGGAAAGAGCTGTATGACGCGGCGCTGTCGATGCTGCTGGAGCGCCGGGACCGGGAGCGGGCCATGGTCCCCACCGACGGGGTGGAGCTGACCCGGCAGCCCAAGATCCAGCTGCTGCAGAAGCTCGCCCACTGGATGCTGGTCAACGGCCGCTCGGAGATGGACCAGGCGACCGCGGTCGACACTCTCGCCCGGCATCTGCCCTCGATACCGGACGCGGCCCGCCAGGGCGGCCCCGAGGACGTCTTCCGGCATCTGCTCAACCGCACCGGGCTGCTGCGCGAGCCCACCCCCGGCACCGTCGACTTCGTCCACCGCACGTTCCAGGACTATCTGGCCGCCCGCGCGGCCGTGCAGCGGCACGATTTCGGGCTGCTGCTCGATCATGCCCATCACGACGACTGGGAGGACGTGATCCGGATGGCGGTGGCGCTGGCCCGCCCCGATGAGTGCGCGGCGCTCCTGGACGGTCTGCTCGCCCCACATCCCGGCGTACGCGCCGCCGAGGCCCGGCACCGCAAGCTGCTCGCGGCGGCCTGCCTGGAGCACGCCACGGAGCTGGACCCGGCGGTCCGGGCGCGGGTGCAGCGCTTCACCCGTGACATGGTCCGGCCGAGTACCCCGGCCGCGGCCCGTGCGCTGGGCTGGATCGGGCCGATCGTGCTGGAGATGCTGCCCGATCCCACCCAGGTCTCCGACCATGAGGCGTATCTGCTCGCGATCACCGCCACCTCGATCGCCGACGACATGGCGATCGACTATCTGACGGGGCTGCGCGACCGGGCGCATCACGACGTACGGGCGCAGCTCGCCGGGGCCTGGCGGCGCCATGACACCGCCCGCTACGCCCGCGAGATCATCGCCCACCTCGAACCGGCCGAGCTGTATTTCCCGGTCGCCGACCTGGAGGAGCTGCATACGCTGCGCCGGCTGGGCGGCCGCCCGCATCTGCGGATCGCCGGGCCTTTCACGCCGGACCAGCTGGTGGAGGGCATCGCCCCGGCCGAGGGTCTGACGCGGCTGTGGCTCGCCTATGACCTGGGCGTCTCCATGGAGTGGCTGTCTGCTTTTCCCCAGCTGGACACCCTGCGGATCGGCCGCCGTATTCCGCCGGTGAGCGGTGTTCCCGAGGGCATTCGCGTCGTGCAGATGTAG
- a CDS encoding NACHT domain-containing protein — MGPSAVGVRLASGVVAPLIRKLFVKEGPGAGLVAKPVRISGLVSFTGERRTLSDKDLHKLAAELVDRAVRSAGPGERPLAADEDRAVAEALATTLRGLGDLDMDDVQAVRLGATALAERLEAASPHAVRGLSRDAGLLHATLLGIACLHIVHFFTQRSAFVARTLVQQSRSLDSLITLMDEFLARHPSPRAADAAFERGYLAYLARKHGRLTIYGIDLAHSPGRWPLDAAYMSLEATAPAAREATAVGPFDEVGGPVGAPPVPAPVPADQALAGRDRVLLRGVAGSGKSTLVQWLAVSCTKAPGDTALPHLYGRIPFVLPLRTLTRDGAPLPTPDRFLASVGCPVSGSQPEGWADRVLSSGRALLLIDGLDEIPERERELTRRWLRDLTDAFPDNLWLVTSRPSAVRDDWLAADGFGELTLSAMSRTEVAAFIGRWHAAARCDADDPALLDAYEQSLLAAVHTKQDLARLATNPLMCGLICALHRDRRGYLPTGRKELYDAALGMLLSRRDRERDMAAPTGIELSDGPQIQLLQRLAYWLIRNGRNELDRERAERILGEALPAVPAAAAQGDATAIFRHLLLRSGLLREPAPGSVDFVHRTFQDYLGAKAAVEDGDFGLLVAHAEDSQWEDVIRMAVAHARPRERAEILRGLLERGDDLDDRATGLRVHLLAMACLEHATEVDPRVRDEVNARARAILPPRSREESQLLAEVGPLVLELLPVPEGLEDDEAQEVVATAALIGSDAALEVLKRFRGHPEIGVRMQLALSWPQFDTDTYAREILQHLDTEVTVTATSHAELDALRALGRPRVSVSGPFPAAELLGALPLGLIESLDITKNPEIADLAFLREFPSLKRLSLWDCPAVESVAPLADLQLRTLSISGPLDKNVPLPRGLHHLRHARTLQLHSTLPPEGLAALPADAPLSHLALSRPVGAEFTDITCWPQMRIIQLRFLTHDFGADQWSALASLSELEDFSFGVAEKGVTLQLPAGLRLPQVTRLGVLNTERLPISDMSRLLASALPAFPGVRKLQLYGFIDGSIDLSPAAALPQLQEIFLSYLTPKPGHSLPPHIKLTHYPRPRT, encoded by the coding sequence ATGGGCCCGTCAGCAGTGGGTGTCCGACTTGCCTCCGGCGTGGTCGCACCGCTCATCAGGAAGCTCTTCGTCAAGGAGGGACCGGGCGCCGGCCTGGTGGCGAAGCCGGTACGGATCTCCGGGCTGGTCAGCTTCACGGGCGAACGGCGGACCCTGTCCGACAAGGACCTGCACAAGCTCGCGGCGGAGCTGGTCGACCGGGCCGTACGGAGCGCCGGTCCCGGCGAGCGCCCCCTGGCCGCGGACGAGGACCGGGCGGTGGCCGAGGCCCTGGCCACCACGCTGCGCGGTCTGGGCGACCTCGACATGGACGACGTGCAGGCCGTCCGCCTGGGCGCCACCGCCCTCGCCGAACGTCTGGAGGCGGCGAGCCCGCACGCCGTCCGCGGGCTCTCCCGGGACGCCGGGCTGCTGCATGCCACCCTGCTCGGCATCGCCTGCCTGCACATCGTGCACTTCTTCACCCAGCGGTCGGCCTTCGTGGCCCGCACCCTGGTCCAGCAGAGCAGGAGCCTGGACAGCCTGATCACGCTCATGGACGAGTTCCTGGCGCGGCACCCGTCCCCGCGGGCCGCGGACGCCGCGTTCGAGCGCGGCTATCTCGCGTACCTCGCCCGTAAGCACGGCCGGCTGACCATCTACGGCATCGATCTCGCCCACTCCCCGGGCCGGTGGCCGCTGGACGCGGCGTATATGAGCCTGGAGGCGACCGCCCCGGCCGCCCGCGAGGCCACCGCCGTCGGCCCGTTCGACGAGGTGGGCGGCCCCGTGGGCGCGCCGCCGGTCCCGGCCCCGGTCCCCGCCGACCAGGCGCTGGCCGGCCGCGACCGGGTGCTGCTGCGCGGTGTCGCCGGCTCCGGCAAGAGCACCCTCGTCCAGTGGCTGGCCGTCTCCTGCACCAAGGCCCCCGGTGACACGGCCCTCCCCCACCTCTACGGCCGGATCCCGTTCGTCCTCCCGCTGCGCACCCTCACCCGCGACGGGGCGCCGCTGCCCACCCCCGACCGGTTCCTGGCGTCCGTCGGCTGTCCGGTGTCCGGATCACAGCCCGAGGGCTGGGCCGACCGCGTGCTGTCCTCCGGGCGGGCGCTGCTGCTGATCGACGGCCTGGACGAGATCCCCGAGCGTGAGCGCGAGCTGACCCGCCGCTGGCTGCGTGATCTGACCGACGCTTTCCCGGACAACCTGTGGCTGGTCACCTCCCGCCCCTCCGCCGTACGCGACGACTGGCTGGCCGCCGACGGCTTCGGCGAGCTGACGCTGTCCGCCATGAGCCGCACCGAGGTCGCCGCCTTCATCGGCCGCTGGCACGCCGCGGCCCGTTGCGACGCCGACGACCCCGCACTCCTCGACGCCTATGAGCAGTCCCTGCTGGCCGCCGTCCACACCAAACAGGACCTCGCCCGGCTCGCCACCAACCCCCTCATGTGCGGCCTGATCTGCGCACTGCACCGGGACCGCCGCGGCTATCTGCCCACCGGCCGCAAGGAGCTGTACGACGCCGCCCTCGGCATGCTGCTCTCCCGCCGCGACCGGGAACGCGATATGGCCGCCCCCACGGGCATCGAGCTGAGCGACGGGCCACAGATCCAGCTGCTCCAGCGGCTGGCCTACTGGCTGATCCGCAACGGCCGCAACGAACTCGACCGGGAGCGCGCCGAACGCATCCTCGGCGAAGCCCTGCCTGCCGTGCCCGCCGCGGCGGCGCAGGGCGATGCGACGGCCATTTTCCGCCATCTGCTGCTACGCAGCGGCCTGCTGCGCGAACCGGCCCCCGGCTCCGTCGACTTCGTCCACCGGACCTTCCAGGACTACCTCGGCGCCAAGGCGGCCGTGGAGGACGGCGACTTCGGACTGCTGGTGGCGCATGCGGAGGACTCCCAGTGGGAGGACGTGATCCGGATGGCGGTGGCCCATGCGAGGCCGCGGGAGCGGGCGGAGATCCTGCGGGGGCTGCTGGAGCGCGGGGACGACCTCGACGACCGCGCCACGGGGCTGCGGGTCCACCTGCTCGCCATGGCCTGTCTGGAGCATGCGACGGAGGTCGATCCACGGGTGCGGGACGAGGTGAACGCACGGGCACGGGCGATTCTGCCGCCGCGCAGCCGCGAGGAGTCGCAGCTGCTGGCGGAGGTGGGGCCGCTGGTGCTGGAGCTGCTGCCGGTGCCGGAGGGGCTGGAGGACGACGAGGCGCAGGAGGTGGTGGCGACTGCTGCGCTCATCGGGTCGGATGCGGCGCTGGAGGTTTTGAAGCGCTTCCGGGGTCACCCGGAGATCGGCGTTCGCATGCAACTCGCCTTGTCGTGGCCACAATTCGACACCGACACGTATGCCCGGGAGATCCTCCAACACCTCGACACCGAAGTGACCGTCACTGCGACGTCCCACGCCGAACTGGACGCACTCCGGGCACTCGGTCGGCCACGCGTCTCTGTGAGCGGCCCCTTCCCGGCTGCCGAACTCCTCGGCGCCTTGCCACTCGGCCTGATCGAAAGCCTGGACATCACGAAGAACCCGGAGATCGCCGATCTCGCATTCCTCCGTGAGTTCCCCTCACTGAAGCGGCTGTCACTCTGGGACTGCCCGGCGGTCGAGAGCGTCGCCCCGCTCGCGGACCTTCAGCTCCGCACATTGAGCATCTCCGGGCCGCTCGACAAGAACGTCCCGCTTCCGCGCGGACTTCATCACCTGCGCCACGCCCGCACCCTGCAGCTCCATTCGACGCTCCCGCCCGAAGGCTTGGCGGCGCTCCCCGCGGATGCCCCGCTGAGCCACTTGGCCCTCAGCCGGCCCGTCGGCGCCGAATTCACCGACATCACATGCTGGCCCCAAATGCGCATCATCCAACTCCGGTTCCTCACACATGACTTCGGTGCGGACCAATGGAGTGCGCTGGCGTCACTGAGCGAGCTGGAGGATTTCTCGTTCGGTGTGGCGGAAAAAGGGGTCACCCTACAGCTGCCGGCCGGTCTTCGGCTTCCACAGGTGACAAGGCTCGGCGTCCTCAACACGGAGCGCCTTCCGATCTCCGATATGAGCCGCCTGCTGGCCTCGGCCCTCCCGGCATTCCCCGGCGTCCGGAAACTCCAGCTCTACGGCTTCATCGACGGCTCCATCGACCTCTCCCCCGCGGCGGCGCTGCCGCAGCTCCAGGAAATCTTTCTCTCCTACCTCACCCCGAAGCCCGGCCACTCCCTCCCTCCCCACATCAAACTCACCCACTACCCCCGCCCCCGCACATAG
- a CDS encoding M23 family metallopeptidase, which yields MSKFTALRNSKKFALRNRVAVVAAGFGVTAALGAGIATAADAGLQNLTTGVGSTVSAQADAQVKSAADAKAAAAKAKKDAAKKADSWVKPVDKYTLGSTFGLAGSHWSHNHSGQDFVVPTGTPVKAVHKGTVVKAGPYGGGDGPAYGNAIVIRHDNGMYTQYAHLSQIGVNVGQQVGTGDKIGLSGSTGNSTGPHLHFEVRTGPDYGTGIEPTGFLRAHGDAV from the coding sequence ATGTCGAAGTTCACCGCTCTCCGCAATTCGAAGAAGTTCGCGCTGCGCAATCGCGTCGCCGTTGTCGCCGCCGGTTTCGGCGTTACCGCCGCCCTGGGCGCCGGTATAGCCACCGCCGCCGACGCGGGTCTTCAGAACCTCACCACGGGCGTCGGTTCGACCGTCTCCGCGCAGGCCGACGCACAGGTCAAGTCCGCCGCCGACGCCAAGGCCGCCGCGGCCAAGGCCAAGAAGGACGCGGCCAAGAAGGCCGACTCCTGGGTCAAGCCGGTCGACAAGTACACCCTGGGCTCGACCTTCGGTCTGGCCGGCAGCCACTGGTCGCACAACCACAGTGGTCAGGACTTCGTCGTGCCGACCGGTACCCCGGTCAAGGCCGTCCACAAGGGCACCGTCGTCAAGGCCGGCCCCTACGGCGGCGGCGACGGCCCGGCGTACGGCAACGCCATTGTGATCAGGCATGACAACGGCATGTACACCCAGTACGCCCACCTGTCACAGATCGGCGTGAACGTCGGCCAGCAGGTCGGCACCGGGGACAAGATCGGCCTGTCCGGCAGCACCGGTAACTCCACCGGCCCCCACCTGCACTTCGAGGTCCGCACCGGTCCTGACTACGGGACGGGCATCGAGCCGACCGGATTCCTGCGGGCTCACGGCGACGCCGTCTGA
- a CDS encoding TetR/AcrR family transcriptional regulator: MSTQARRGNTRQRIQDVALELFSEQGYDKTSLREIAEKLEVTKAALYYHFKTKEDIVIGLFQDLGRPIDELIAWAEEQPRTLETKQELLRRYSTALHSAAPLFRFMQENQAAVRDLSIGEHFKSRMLTLFGLLREPESELTDQVRCITALFSMHAGVFAMQNLEGDPEEKRKAILEVATELVTAANPPNRRPARPDSAQTASP; the protein is encoded by the coding sequence ATGAGCACACAGGCGCGCAGGGGAAACACCCGCCAGCGCATCCAGGACGTCGCTCTGGAGCTGTTCTCCGAACAGGGCTACGACAAGACGTCGCTCCGGGAGATCGCGGAGAAGCTCGAAGTCACCAAGGCGGCGTTGTACTACCACTTCAAGACCAAGGAAGACATCGTCATCGGCCTGTTCCAGGACCTGGGCCGGCCCATCGACGAGCTGATCGCCTGGGCCGAGGAGCAGCCGCGGACCCTGGAGACCAAGCAGGAGCTGCTCCGCCGCTACAGCACGGCGCTGCACTCGGCCGCGCCCCTCTTCCGCTTCATGCAGGAGAACCAGGCCGCGGTGCGCGATCTGAGCATCGGCGAGCACTTCAAATCGCGCATGCTGACCCTCTTCGGGCTGCTCAGGGAGCCCGAGTCGGAGCTGACGGATCAGGTGCGCTGCATCACGGCACTGTTCTCCATGCATGCGGGCGTGTTCGCGATGCAGAACCTGGAGGGCGACCCCGAGGAGAAGCGCAAGGCCATCCTCGAGGTCGCCACAGAACTGGTCACGGCGGCAAACCCGCCGAACCGCCGGCCAGCCCGGCCGGATTCAGCTCAGACGGCGTCGCCGTGA